From Longimicrobium sp., a single genomic window includes:
- the ruvC gene encoding crossover junction endodeoxyribonuclease RuvC, producing MSTSPRSDLKAGQAVVLGIDPGTAVTGYGVVARQGDGAVSLLECGVVRTHPRAPLAERLRDIYEGVGEIIGRARPTVLAVESAFYGKNVRTSMVLGHARGVILLAAALRELEVAEYPPAEVKNAVVGAGAATKDQVGYMVQRLLRLKEPPKPHDAADGVAIALCHCFRGFGPAAKASAQIAALRSLITPPKLRP from the coding sequence ATGTCGACCTCGCCGAGGTCTGATCTCAAGGCGGGACAGGCGGTGGTGCTGGGGATCGACCCCGGCACCGCGGTCACCGGCTACGGCGTCGTCGCACGGCAGGGCGACGGCGCCGTTTCGCTGCTGGAGTGCGGCGTGGTGCGCACCCACCCCCGCGCGCCGCTGGCCGAGCGCCTGCGCGACATCTACGAGGGCGTGGGCGAGATCATCGGCCGCGCGCGGCCTACGGTGCTGGCGGTGGAGTCGGCGTTCTACGGCAAGAACGTGCGCACGTCGATGGTGCTGGGCCACGCGCGCGGCGTGATCCTCCTCGCGGCGGCGCTGCGGGAGCTGGAGGTGGCGGAGTATCCTCCCGCCGAGGTGAAGAACGCGGTGGTGGGCGCGGGTGCGGCGACGAAGGACCAGGTGGGCTACATGGTGCAGCGTCTCCTCCGTCTGAAGGAGCCGCCGAAGCCGCACGACGCGGCGGACGGCGTAGCCATCGCGCTCTGCCACTGCTTTCGCGGCTTCGGCCCCGCCGCGAAGGCGTCGGCACAGATCGCCGCGCTGCGCTCGCTGATCACCCCGCCCAAGCTCCGCCCGTGA
- the queA gene encoding tRNA preQ1(34) S-adenosylmethionine ribosyltransferase-isomerase QueA, with translation MTERGYRTSDYDFHLPPEQIAQAPAERRDASRLLVVDRATGELAHRVFADLVDYIPAGDALVVNETRVFPARLLGRRASGAEAEVLLLTPHGGDEKTWTALVRPGAKLKPGRSVDVSDELRVEILESTPGGERIVRLHTRLPLSEALDRYGEVPLPPYVQHRATEEDRERYQTVYARERGSVAAPTAGLHFTPGLLAALEAKGVRIVRLVLHVGVGTFRPVETEDPAEHRMHSEWYHVPAAAAEELNAVRAAGGALWAVGTTVTRTLETVTDEHGIVHPGEGWTDIFIRPPYRFRAVDHLITNFHLPKSTLLMLVAAFAEYDLVMRAYEEAVECGYRFFSYGDAMLVI, from the coding sequence ATGACGGAGCGCGGCTACCGCACCTCCGACTACGACTTCCACCTTCCGCCCGAGCAGATCGCGCAGGCGCCCGCCGAGCGCCGCGACGCCAGCCGCCTGCTCGTGGTCGACCGTGCCACGGGCGAGCTGGCGCACCGCGTGTTCGCCGACCTCGTCGACTACATCCCCGCCGGCGACGCGCTGGTGGTGAACGAGACGCGCGTCTTCCCCGCGCGCCTCCTGGGCCGCCGGGCCAGCGGCGCCGAAGCCGAGGTGCTCCTCCTCACCCCGCACGGCGGCGACGAGAAGACGTGGACGGCGCTCGTCCGCCCCGGCGCCAAGCTCAAGCCCGGGCGCTCGGTAGATGTCTCCGACGAGCTGCGGGTGGAAATCCTGGAGAGCACGCCCGGCGGCGAGCGTATCGTGCGGCTGCACACGCGCCTGCCGCTGTCCGAGGCGCTGGACCGCTACGGCGAGGTGCCGCTGCCGCCCTACGTCCAGCACCGCGCCACGGAGGAGGACCGCGAGCGCTACCAGACCGTCTACGCCCGCGAGCGCGGCTCCGTGGCGGCGCCCACGGCGGGGCTGCACTTCACCCCCGGGCTGCTGGCGGCGCTGGAGGCGAAGGGCGTGCGCATCGTGCGGCTGGTGCTGCACGTGGGCGTCGGCACCTTCCGCCCGGTGGAGACGGAGGACCCCGCCGAGCACCGCATGCACAGCGAGTGGTACCACGTCCCCGCCGCGGCCGCCGAGGAGCTGAACGCCGTCCGCGCCGCCGGCGGCGCCCTCTGGGCGGTGGGCACCACGGTCACGCGCACGCTCGAGACGGTGACGGACGAGCACGGCATTGTCCACCCCGGCGAGGGGTGGACCGACATCTTCATCCGCCCCCCGTACCGCTTCCGCGCCGTCGACCACCTCATCACCAACTTCCATCTCCCCAAGTCGACGCTGCTGATGCTGGTGGCAGCGTTCGCGGAATACGACCTTGTGATGCGGGCGTACGAAGAGGCGGTGGAGTGCGGGTATCGGTTCTTCTCGTACGGGGACGCGATGCTTGTCATCTAA
- a CDS encoding isoprenylcysteine carboxylmethyltransferase family protein yields the protein MTPLLFVWPYAAVYWATVVWAFSPEFGIIRRAKRSAGASDARSLQVILYGGQAAFLIGIPLAWLGPFQFSPALRPAAFFAGIALLVAGSLLRRHCFRMLGTSFTGDVRAAPGQEVVTRGAYALLRHPSYTAGILMNTAFGLALGSWGSALVFAAGSLAVYMYRIRVEERALLAAIGEPYERFMQTRKRLVPFVY from the coding sequence ATGACGCCGCTGCTCTTCGTCTGGCCCTACGCCGCCGTGTACTGGGCCACCGTGGTGTGGGCGTTCAGCCCCGAGTTCGGCATCATCCGGCGAGCGAAGCGGTCGGCCGGCGCATCCGACGCGAGATCGCTCCAGGTGATCCTGTACGGCGGCCAGGCGGCGTTCCTCATCGGGATTCCTCTCGCCTGGCTCGGGCCTTTCCAGTTCTCGCCCGCGCTGCGTCCCGCCGCCTTCTTCGCCGGCATCGCGCTGCTCGTTGCCGGCAGCCTCCTGCGGCGTCACTGCTTTCGCATGCTCGGCACGTCCTTCACCGGCGACGTGCGAGCGGCTCCCGGCCAGGAAGTCGTCACCCGCGGCGCGTACGCGCTCCTGCGCCACCCGTCCTACACGGCGGGAATCCTGATGAACACCGCGTTCGGGCTCGCGCTGGGAAGCTGGGGGTCGGCGCTGGTGTTCGCGGCCGGTTCCCTGGCCGTCTACATGTACCGGATCCGGGTCGAGGAGCGCGCGCTGCTGGCCGCGATCGGCGAGCCGTACGAACGGTTCATGCAGACACGCAAGCGGCTGGTTCCGTTCGTGTATTGA
- a CDS encoding YebC/PmpR family DNA-binding transcriptional regulator, producing the protein MAGHSKWKQIKHKKALTDSKRAAAWTKIIREITVAAKAGGGDPAGNPRLRLAMDTARAANMPNDNIDRAIKKGTGELEGVSYEEITYEAYGPAGVAIMIDALTDNANRTVADIRRWLSRNGGNLGTTGSVAWMFDRRGEIVIDGERFDEDTVMEAALEAGAEDVVSEEGVHTVYTATSDLGAVQDGLREKGIEWDSAELAMVPKTEVKVTGDDAQTLAKLLDLLEDLDDVQKVYTNADMDVDLAEV; encoded by the coding sequence GTGGCCGGGCATAGCAAGTGGAAGCAGATCAAGCACAAGAAGGCGCTCACCGACAGCAAGCGCGCCGCCGCCTGGACCAAGATCATCCGTGAGATCACGGTGGCGGCCAAGGCCGGCGGCGGCGATCCGGCGGGCAACCCGCGCCTGCGCCTGGCCATGGACACGGCCCGCGCGGCCAACATGCCCAACGACAACATCGACCGCGCCATCAAGAAGGGCACGGGCGAGCTCGAGGGCGTGAGCTACGAGGAGATCACCTACGAGGCCTACGGCCCCGCCGGCGTGGCCATCATGATCGACGCGCTGACCGACAACGCCAACCGCACCGTGGCCGACATCCGCCGCTGGCTCTCCCGCAACGGCGGCAACCTGGGCACCACCGGCTCCGTCGCGTGGATGTTCGACCGCCGCGGCGAGATCGTGATCGACGGCGAGCGCTTCGACGAGGACACGGTGATGGAGGCCGCCCTCGAGGCCGGCGCCGAGGATGTGGTGAGCGAGGAAGGCGTGCACACCGTCTACACCGCCACCTCCGACCTGGGCGCGGTGCAGGACGGGCTGCGCGAGAAGGGGATCGAGTGGGACAGCGCCGAGCTGGCGATGGTCCCCAAGACCGAGGTGAAGGTGACGGGCGACGACGCGCAGACGCTGGCGAAGCTGCTGGACCTGCTCGAGGACCTGGACGACGTGCAGAAGGTCTACACCAACGCCGACATGGATGTCGACCTCGCCGAGGTCTGA
- the ruvB gene encoding Holliday junction branch migration DNA helicase RuvB yields the protein MDPQRSEITTPEAMGDDETAELSLRPQRLAEFIGQPKTKESLKIAIDAALSRREPLDHVLLYGPPGLGKTTLGMLIAREMNVNIKLTSGPVLEKPADLVSTLTNLSEGDVLFIDEIHRLRPIIEEFLYPAMEDYRIDIRLSEGPHAQTITMPVPRFTLVGATTRFGLLTPPMRARFGIVQRLDYYPVDQLAFIVARTAEILGVRCTTEGAMEIAKRSRGTPRVANRLMRRVRDYAQVRADGVIDTNVADKALQMLDVDEFGLDEMDNRVLRSLIEQFGGGPVGLNTLAVAIGEDSGTLEEVYEPFLIQNGFLMRTPRGRVATSLAYRRMGYAPPVENRGDGPQSSLFDA from the coding sequence GTGGACCCGCAGCGCTCCGAGATCACCACCCCCGAGGCGATGGGGGACGACGAGACCGCAGAGCTCAGCCTGCGGCCGCAGCGGCTGGCGGAGTTCATCGGGCAGCCCAAGACCAAGGAGTCGCTGAAGATCGCCATCGACGCGGCGCTCAGCCGCCGCGAGCCGCTGGACCACGTCCTCCTCTACGGCCCGCCGGGGCTGGGGAAGACCACGCTGGGGATGCTGATCGCCCGCGAGATGAACGTGAACATCAAGCTCACCAGCGGCCCGGTGCTCGAGAAGCCGGCCGACCTGGTGAGCACGCTCACGAACCTCTCCGAGGGCGACGTGCTGTTCATCGACGAGATCCATCGCCTGCGCCCGATCATCGAGGAGTTCCTCTACCCGGCGATGGAGGACTACCGCATCGACATCCGCCTCTCCGAGGGCCCGCACGCGCAGACCATCACCATGCCCGTGCCGCGCTTCACCCTGGTGGGGGCGACGACGCGCTTCGGGCTGCTGACGCCGCCGATGCGGGCGCGCTTCGGGATCGTGCAGCGGCTGGACTACTATCCGGTCGACCAGCTGGCCTTCATCGTCGCGCGCACGGCCGAGATCCTGGGCGTCCGCTGCACGACCGAGGGGGCGATGGAGATCGCGAAGCGATCGCGGGGGACGCCGCGCGTGGCCAACCGCCTGATGCGCCGCGTGCGCGACTACGCCCAGGTGCGCGCCGACGGCGTGATCGACACGAACGTGGCCGACAAGGCGCTGCAGATGCTCGACGTGGACGAGTTCGGCCTCGACGAGATGGACAACCGCGTGCTGCGCTCGCTGATCGAGCAGTTCGGCGGCGGTCCGGTCGGCCTCAACACGCTGGCCGTGGCGATCGGCGAGGATTCGGGGACGCTGGAGGAGGTGTACGAGCCGTTCCTGATCCAGAACGGCTTCCTGATGCGCACCCCGCGCGGCCGCGTGGCCACGTCGCTCGCCTACCGCCGCATGGGCTACGCGCCCCCCGTCGAGAACCGCGGCGACGGCCCCCAGAGCAGCCTCTTCGACGCGTGA
- the ruvA gene encoding Holliday junction branch migration protein RuvA, translating to MISRIRGELLLRDLERVEVMTQGGVAYEVFIPTTVFERLPKLGEQVTLRTYHLVREDAQALYGFLEEVERTLFTRLISASGVGPRLALALLSAMSAEMLVRSIRDRNVAALTAVSGVGKKTAERIAVELSGKLDDLAFAPSAMAARTPGVEEALRALIALGLTQGDADRAVRAVVAEQGANLTAPELIRHALARATAK from the coding sequence ATGATCTCCCGCATCCGCGGTGAGCTGCTGCTGCGCGACCTGGAGCGCGTGGAGGTGATGACCCAGGGCGGCGTGGCCTACGAGGTCTTCATCCCCACCACCGTGTTCGAGCGGCTGCCGAAGCTGGGCGAGCAGGTGACGCTGCGCACCTACCACCTGGTGCGCGAGGACGCGCAGGCGCTCTACGGCTTCCTGGAAGAGGTGGAGCGGACGCTGTTCACGCGCCTGATCTCCGCGTCCGGCGTCGGCCCGCGGCTGGCGTTGGCGCTGCTGTCGGCCATGAGCGCGGAGATGCTGGTGCGCTCCATCCGCGACCGCAACGTGGCGGCGCTCACCGCCGTCAGCGGGGTGGGGAAGAAGACGGCCGAGCGCATCGCCGTGGAGCTCTCGGGGAAGCTCGACGACCTGGCGTTCGCGCCGTCGGCGATGGCCGCGCGCACGCCGGGGGTGGAGGAGGCCCTGCGCGCGCTGATCGCCCTCGGCCTGACGCAGGGCGACGCCGACCGCGCCGTCCGCGCCGTCGTCGCCGAGCAGGGCGCGAACCTCACCGCCCCCGAGCTCATCCGCCACGCGCTGGCAAGGGCGACGGCGAAGTAG